Within Massilia endophytica, the genomic segment CGCCGCAAGCCCTCACTTGCATAATGGATGTTTTCAGGGGAGGGCTAATCAATGCCACTGCAGCTGAATATCAACCGCAAGACCGTAGGAATCGACGCTGACCCGGACATGCCCCTTCTGTGGGTGCTGCGGGACATGCTCGGCATGACTGGAACAAAGTTCGGCTGCGGCGCTGGCCTGTGCGGCGCCTGCACCGTGATCGTGGGCGGCGAGGCTGTGCGCTCCTGCAGCACCACCGTGGGCTCGGTGGCGGGCAAGCCGATCCGCACCATCGAAGGCCTGGCCGATGCCAGAACCAGCAAGCTGCATCCCGTGCAGCAGGCCTGGAAGGACTGCAATGTGGCGCAGTGCGGCTACTGCCAGTCCGGCCAGATCATGAGTGCCGTGGCGCTGCTGGAAAAGCATCCCAAGCCGAGTGCGGCGCAGATCGCCGAAGGCATGGAAGGAAACCTGTGCCGCTGCGGCACCTATCCGCGCATGCGGCAGGCCATCCAGATGGCGGCCGGGAAGGGCAAGGCATGAGCACCTCCCGCCGCGACTTTCTCAAACTGAGCGCCCTGGCGGGCGGCGGCCTGCTGATGCAGGGCTGGCTCCCCGCGCAGGCCGCGTCCGATACCGGCAGCGAAGTAGGCTACTTCGTGCGCATCCTGCCGTCCAATACGCTCGAATTCTGGCTTACCCATCACGAAATGGGCCAGGGCGTGGGCACCGGCATGGCCATGATCTTTGCCCAGGAACTGGGCGCGGACATGGCCCAGATCCGCGTGCTTCCCGTGCCGGACACCGCCGACACCCGCTATGTACTGAGCGGCACCGGCGGCAGCAACTGCATCAAGGACAACTACCTGCACCTGCGCCGCGGCGCAGCGCTGGCGCGGGCTGCGCTGCTGTCGGCCGCCGCGAAGCGCTGGAGGTGCGCACCGGAGCAATGCAGGACGGCGCGCGGCTTCGTGACCGGTCCGCAGGCAAGGCAGCGCCTTGCGTTCGGCGCGCTCGCCGCCGACGCGGCAGCACTCGGCAGTCCGGCCAACCGCGACGAGTTCCGCAAGCTGCAGCCCACGCTCTCCGAACGGGTTTCAGGAGATGTGGTCGGCAAGCAGCAGGTGAACGTCTTCGCGGACGCCATCGTGCGCGGCAAGCAGAATTACGGCATCGATTTCTCCGTTCCGGGCATGCTCTTCGCCAGCCTGGAACGCGCGCCCCAGCTGCGCGGCCGCGTGCTGCGCTTCGATCCCTCGGCGGCGCTGAAAGTGCCCGGCGTGCGCGCCGTGGTGAAGATCGAGGCGCACGAGGAGCCCACCAACAACCTGGCCGCTCCGGCGCTGTTCTTCTCGTCGAAGGAATCGGTCGCTGTTATCGCCACCTCCACCTGGGCAGCGATGCAGGGACGCAAGGCGCTGGTGGTGGAGTGGGAAAAACCGGCTGGCGTCCTGCACTCTAACGCGAGCTGGGAAGCGCACGCCGCCCAGGCGCTCGACCGCGAACTCGCTGTCGTGAAGGAGACCGGCAGCGCCCCGGCGGACCGCGCCAACGTGCTCGCCGCCGAATACGTGTATCCCTTCCAGGCCCACGCCTGCATGGAACCGATGAACTGCGTCGCCCACCACAAGGGCAGCCGCGCGGAGGTCTGGGTCGGTACGCAGGGCGCCATCGGCTGGCGCAACCAACTGGCGAAGATCTTCAAGCTGCCCGAAAGCGAAGTGGTCGTCACGCCGCAGTTCTCGGGCGGCGCCTTCGGGCGGCGCTTCTACATGGACACCGCCATCGAGGCGCTGCGCGTTTCAGCGGCAGCGGGTAATGTTCCCGTCAAGGTGGTGTGGACGCGCGAGGACGACCTGCGCCACGACCATTACCATCCCTATTCGCAAAGCCGCCTGCGGGCTGCCCTCAATCCGGACGGTTCGCTGGCGTCCTACGAGCACGACGAAGCGCGCGCCTACTTCGGCAATCCGCGCGGCGAGCATCCTTGGTTCGTGTACGACTCGCCGCATGTGCGCTATGCCTTCGCCAGCCTGCAGGGCGCCAGCCCGCTGCAGGGCGGCGCCTGGCGCTCCGTGGTGGCGAATCACTGGGCCTTCGGCCAGGAATGCTTCATCGACGAACTGGCCCAGGCTGCGCGCAAGGACCCGGTGCAGTTCCGCCTTGACCTCATGCGCAGCGGCGAAGACAAG encodes:
- a CDS encoding (2Fe-2S)-binding protein, with translation MPLQLNINRKTVGIDADPDMPLLWVLRDMLGMTGTKFGCGAGLCGACTVIVGGEAVRSCSTTVGSVAGKPIRTIEGLADARTSKLHPVQQAWKDCNVAQCGYCQSGQIMSAVALLEKHPKPSAAQIAEGMEGNLCRCGTYPRMRQAIQMAAGKGKA
- a CDS encoding xanthine dehydrogenase family protein molybdopterin-binding subunit; its protein translation is MSTSRRDFLKLSALAGGGLLMQGWLPAQAASDTGSEVGYFVRILPSNTLEFWLTHHEMGQGVGTGMAMIFAQELGADMAQIRVLPVPDTADTRYVLSGTGGSNCIKDNYLHLRRGAALARAALLSAAAKRWRCAPEQCRTARGFVTGPQARQRLAFGALAADAAALGSPANRDEFRKLQPTLSERVSGDVVGKQQVNVFADAIVRGKQNYGIDFSVPGMLFASLERAPQLRGRVLRFDPSAALKVPGVRAVVKIEAHEEPTNNLAAPALFFSSKESVAVIATSTWAAMQGRKALVVEWEKPAGVLHSNASWEAHAAQALDRELAVVKETGSAPADRANVLAAEYVYPFQAHACMEPMNCVAHHKGSRAEVWVGTQGAIGWRNQLAKIFKLPESEVVVTPQFSGGAFGRRFYMDTAIEALRVSAAAGNVPVKVVWTREDDLRHDHYHPYSQSRLRAALNPDGSLASYEHDEARAYFGNPRGEHPWFVYDSPHVRYAFASLQGASPLQGGAWRSVVANHWAFGQECFIDELAQAARKDPVQFRLDLMRSGEDKPSGDRYKVSQARMRKVVEKAAELSGWGKLLPSEPGVQRGRGFAAYPYMHGNSYCAMVADVEVRGGQLSITRVVAVVDCGLVINPDGARQQVEGGIMWGLSAALHGGVRLADGAVTNTNFHDTPFCRNGETPHRIEVHFVEEPGAAPTGLGEIAPPLIAPALCNALFAATGKRIRRLPLEL